One window of Desulfobacca acetoxidans DSM 11109 genomic DNA carries:
- a CDS encoding outer membrane protein assembly factor BamD codes for MQRYAFLSTCVITAMLFSLTAGCGWFSKKKPEQPPETLVQEGMKKLRKGKYEDAVDAFEKLKDRYPYSDEALLASLKVADAKYYNKKYDEALLDYKEFEKLHPTNQIIPYVIYQQGMCYYRQRSTIDRDPTYTVKAVQEYRRLKERYPQYEKISKAEDYMDKCLNELADHEYYVGEFYFKNKHYQAALERFAIIEQEYPDYLKMPRVKQYMARCEDILANPVKAEPPMLLKPFSYLFDANW; via the coding sequence ATGCAGCGTTATGCTTTTCTTAGCACCTGCGTTATCACCGCTATGCTCTTCAGTCTAACAGCCGGATGCGGTTGGTTTAGCAAAAAGAAACCGGAGCAACCGCCGGAAACGTTAGTTCAGGAAGGGATGAAGAAGCTCAGAAAAGGTAAGTATGAGGATGCGGTGGATGCCTTTGAAAAACTAAAAGACCGCTACCCCTACAGCGACGAGGCCCTTCTCGCCTCCCTGAAGGTGGCGGATGCCAAATACTACAACAAAAAATATGACGAGGCCCTGCTGGACTACAAAGAATTCGAAAAACTGCACCCCACCAACCAGATCATCCCCTATGTCATCTATCAGCAGGGTATGTGCTACTACCGGCAGCGTTCCACCATTGACCGCGACCCGACATATACGGTCAAGGCCGTCCAGGAATACCGGCGCCTCAAAGAGCGCTATCCGCAGTACGAAAAGATCTCCAAGGCCGAAGACTACATGGACAAGTGTCTGAACGAGTTGGCTGATCATGAGTACTATGTCGGGGAATTTTATTTTAAGAACAAACACTATCAGGCCGCCCTGGAGCGCTTCGCCATTATTGAACAAGAATACCCCGACTACCTCAAGATGCCCCGGGTCAAACAGTACATGGCTCGCTGTGAAGATATCCTGGCCAATCCGGTAAAAGCCGAGCCGCCCATGCTGCTCAAACCATTCAGCTACCTCTTTGACGCCAATTGGTAA
- a CDS encoding lipocalin-like domain-containing protein encodes MKPNRIILMVTVVVIGVVLISRIGGSQEFRPALPGWIFVFPRDHAAHPEFKTEWWYYTGHLTSEQGEPFSYQLTFFRVGLRPPDLQARSAWALHTLYFAHLALTDIHGRRFVYHEKVDRGALGLSGAAVPHYRVWIETWQAELQGEEHHLQASAKDLTLNLRLTPEKPPVIHGENGLSRKAAGEGYASHYYSLTRLATNGRLTYQGHTFAVSGQSWMDHEFSSSQLAPDQVGWDWFSLQLKDGNDLMLYVLRRQDGSLDPHSSGTLIDPRGNSRLLKLADFQIQPLEFWHSPRSRCRYPSRWRIVVPGYGYELEVQPTISDQELLTSQSTRVTYWEGSVQVRGNKQGEPLAGWGYVELTGYAGSLGGKF; translated from the coding sequence GTGAAACCTAACAGAATAATCCTCATGGTTACGGTGGTGGTTATCGGCGTTGTCCTGATTAGCCGGATCGGCGGTTCTCAGGAATTCCGTCCGGCTCTACCGGGGTGGATTTTTGTATTCCCACGAGATCACGCCGCCCATCCGGAGTTTAAGACCGAGTGGTGGTACTATACCGGCCATTTAACTTCGGAGCAGGGCGAGCCTTTCAGCTATCAACTGACCTTTTTTCGAGTGGGGCTGCGCCCACCCGATCTCCAGGCCCGCTCCGCCTGGGCGTTGCACACCCTCTATTTCGCCCATCTGGCCCTGACGGATATTCACGGCCGTAGGTTTGTTTATCATGAGAAGGTTGATCGGGGGGCTTTGGGATTATCCGGTGCCGCCGTGCCGCACTACCGGGTGTGGATCGAGACCTGGCAGGCAGAGCTTCAAGGTGAAGAACACCATTTGCAGGCGTCAGCCAAAGATCTGACCCTGAACCTGAGGTTAACTCCCGAAAAACCGCCGGTGATACATGGAGAAAATGGTCTCAGCCGAAAAGCCGCGGGTGAAGGGTATGCCAGCCACTATTACTCACTCACCCGTCTAGCCACCAACGGTCGATTAACGTATCAGGGTCATACCTTCGCAGTAAGCGGTCAAAGTTGGATGGATCACGAATTTTCCTCCAGCCAGTTAGCACCTGATCAGGTAGGTTGGGACTGGTTTTCTCTCCAGCTAAAGGACGGTAATGATCTGATGCTCTATGTTTTGCGGCGGCAGGACGGCTCCCTTGATCCGCATTCCTCCGGAACCCTGATCGATCCACGGGGGAATAGCCGCTTATTAAAGCTGGCGGACTTCCAGATTCAACCTTTGGAATTTTGGCATTCTCCCCGTTCCCGCTGCCGCTATCCCTCCCGATGGCGGATTGTTGTGCCGGGATACGGCTATGAACTCGAAGTGCAACCCACCATTTCCGATCAAGAATTACTTACTTCTCAGAGCACCCGCGTAACGTATTGGGAAGGCAGCGTGCAAGTCCGCGGCAATAAGCAGGGCGAGCCATTAGCAGGATGGGGATACGTCGAACTAACAGGCTACGCCGGATCATTGGGGGGAAAATTTTAG
- the surE gene encoding 5'/3'-nucleotidase SurE, whose product MYILLTNDDGIHAPGLWALYQSLRREHRVEVVAPESEQSAVGHAISLLNPLRVKKVNKNGSFFGWSVLGTPADCVKIAVAEVLPEKPDIVVSGINLGANVGINVLYSGTVSAATEAAIMGLRSMAVSLCTYREPDFTAAASFAARLAPQLPHLNLPTGVCLNVNIPDLPENQIKGVLLTRQEKGVLMEKYERRIDPRENIYFWLAGLNNHRELEPGTDYWAVHEGYISLTPIHHDLTDYDTLKELNGNKWLEELM is encoded by the coding sequence TTGTATATCCTGTTGACCAACGACGATGGCATCCACGCCCCGGGATTGTGGGCCTTGTATCAGTCCCTACGGCGGGAGCATCGGGTAGAAGTGGTGGCTCCGGAGAGCGAGCAGAGCGCCGTGGGACACGCCATCAGTCTGCTCAACCCTTTGCGGGTCAAGAAAGTCAATAAAAACGGTTCATTTTTCGGCTGGTCGGTTTTAGGCACCCCGGCCGACTGCGTCAAAATTGCCGTGGCCGAGGTGCTGCCGGAGAAACCGGATATAGTAGTCTCCGGCATCAACCTCGGGGCGAACGTGGGCATCAATGTCCTTTATTCCGGTACCGTCTCTGCCGCCACCGAGGCGGCAATTATGGGACTCAGGTCTATGGCGGTATCGTTATGCACCTATAGAGAACCTGATTTTACCGCCGCAGCCAGTTTTGCCGCCCGGCTGGCGCCGCAACTGCCGCATCTCAACCTGCCGACAGGGGTCTGCCTGAACGTTAATATCCCGGATTTACCGGAAAATCAGATCAAGGGGGTACTCCTCACCCGACAGGAAAAAGGGGTGCTGATGGAAAAGTATGAAAGGCGGATCGACCCTCGGGAAAATATTTATTTCTGGCTGGCTGGACTCAACAACCACCGGGAATTAGAACCGGGAACGGATTATTGGGCGGTGCATGAGGGTTACATTTCGCTGACGCCGATACACCATGATTTGACAGATTACGACACCCTGAAGGAATTGAACGGCAACAAATGGCTGGAGGAGCTGATGTAA
- the polA gene encoding DNA polymerase I: MVTCIEQCEGQGEKVHKTILLIDISSYLYRAFHAIRSLATSQGFPTNAIYGVTNMLLKVLRERQPSYLALVFDAKGPTFRHRRYPAYKAHRPGMPEDLVKQLGYIRQIITALNLPALEMEGYEADDLIAALARQARAAGLRVEIISGDKDLLPLAQEGVTIWDPMKDVYFTPQVIQEKFGLPPAALVDLRALTGDPSDNIPGAPGIGPKTALKLIGHFHSLDNLFAHLDEVKEKKLQNRLRDYQEQVRLSRDLLRLEDQAPVAFDPDRLQPGPPDRAALRRLFAELEFSKLAKEISLDNHTEDFVLLDTREALLEAVASIRAVGRLALFCHSTSQHPMLAQLKGLGLSWEENQGAYLPFQHRLTEKDIWEILEPLWSDPGIAKISPDLKTAMIWGERYGHPLVGSVSDILLASYLLNPVRFDQTIENVALLDLGLNLLSPRELAGRPLAASDLPLELAIGYAAGRGQAAFRLWPRLHQQLQQEKLLRLYEDLELPVLRVLAAMETRGIRVDLDFLQRFGREVEKELASLEEEIHEMAGEPFLIQSPPQLAAILFDRLQLPTQKKTKGRTAYSTDNEVLTALADYHPIAAKVIAYRTLGKLKATYVDGLCKQVHPASGRIHTTFVQSVAATGRLSSRDPNLQNIPVRGELGAQLRQAFLPSSGYIFISGDYSQIELRLLAHFSADPVLLQAFQEGEDVHRQTAAEVFGLHPELVSREMRRQAKVINFGIIYGMSAFGLAKQLNVSQRLAQDFINRYFARHTGVKRYFDQALDTARQKGWVTTLLGRRRPIPHLHSSNRNLRQEAERSALNTPLQGSAADLIKKAMLAVEAALVHEGLSGRLLLQIHDELLLEAPYQEQAATVDCLRRAMEGVAQLRTPLVVDIQTGENWGEMKYWSN, encoded by the coding sequence ATGGTGACTTGCATTGAACAATGTGAGGGTCAGGGTGAGAAGGTGCATAAGACAATTCTTCTGATTGACATCAGTTCTTATCTCTACCGGGCCTTCCATGCCATCCGGAGTCTGGCAACGTCGCAAGGTTTTCCTACCAATGCTATTTACGGCGTCACCAACATGCTTCTCAAGGTTCTGCGGGAGCGTCAGCCCAGCTATCTGGCGCTGGTCTTCGACGCCAAAGGCCCTACGTTTCGACACCGACGCTATCCTGCCTATAAAGCGCACCGGCCAGGTATGCCGGAGGACCTGGTTAAGCAGCTCGGCTATATCCGTCAGATTATTACCGCCTTGAACCTGCCGGCTTTAGAGATGGAGGGGTATGAGGCCGACGACCTTATTGCCGCTCTGGCAAGGCAAGCTCGGGCCGCCGGTCTGCGGGTGGAGATCATCTCCGGAGATAAAGACCTCCTGCCGCTGGCGCAGGAAGGCGTTACGATCTGGGACCCGATGAAAGACGTGTATTTCACGCCTCAGGTTATACAAGAGAAGTTCGGTCTACCGCCTGCCGCCCTAGTGGACCTGCGCGCCTTGACCGGCGATCCCAGCGACAATATTCCGGGGGCGCCAGGGATCGGCCCGAAGACGGCTTTGAAACTCATCGGCCACTTTCACAGTTTGGACAACCTGTTTGCCCACCTGGATGAGGTCAAAGAAAAGAAGCTCCAGAACCGTCTGCGGGATTATCAGGAGCAAGTCCGCCTGAGCCGAGACTTGCTGCGCCTGGAGGACCAAGCTCCGGTAGCGTTTGACCCCGACCGCTTACAGCCAGGTCCTCCGGACCGAGCCGCCCTGCGGCGGTTGTTCGCCGAACTGGAGTTCAGTAAACTGGCCAAAGAGATCAGCCTTGATAACCATACTGAAGATTTTGTCCTTTTAGATACCCGGGAAGCGCTGTTAGAGGCCGTGGCGTCGATTCGAGCCGTTGGCCGGCTGGCGCTTTTTTGTCACAGCACCTCCCAACACCCTATGCTCGCTCAACTGAAGGGACTGGGCCTGTCCTGGGAGGAGAACCAAGGCGCTTACCTGCCTTTTCAGCATCGATTAACTGAAAAAGATATCTGGGAAATCCTGGAGCCCTTATGGTCTGATCCTGGCATCGCCAAAATCAGCCCCGACCTGAAGACTGCCATGATCTGGGGGGAGCGCTATGGCCATCCCCTCGTTGGCAGCGTTAGTGATATCTTATTGGCTTCATATCTCTTGAATCCGGTGCGTTTTGACCAGACCATCGAAAATGTCGCTCTGCTGGACTTAGGTCTAAATCTCTTAAGCCCGCGTGAGCTGGCCGGAAGACCACTGGCAGCATCCGATCTGCCCCTGGAGCTGGCCATCGGTTACGCCGCCGGGCGGGGCCAGGCGGCCTTCCGTCTTTGGCCCCGATTGCACCAACAACTACAGCAGGAAAAACTCCTCAGGTTATATGAAGATCTGGAATTACCGGTCTTGCGAGTGCTGGCCGCTATGGAAACCCGCGGCATCCGGGTTGACCTGGACTTTCTGCAGAGATTCGGCCGTGAGGTGGAAAAAGAGCTTGCCTCCCTGGAAGAAGAAATCCACGAGATGGCTGGCGAACCGTTTCTGATTCAATCGCCCCCGCAACTGGCGGCCATCCTTTTTGACCGCTTACAACTACCTACCCAAAAAAAGACCAAAGGGCGCACGGCTTATTCCACCGACAACGAGGTGCTGACCGCCCTGGCCGACTACCATCCGATAGCGGCCAAGGTAATCGCCTACCGCACCCTGGGTAAACTTAAGGCTACTTATGTAGACGGGCTGTGCAAACAGGTACATCCGGCTAGCGGTCGGATACATACCACCTTCGTGCAGTCGGTTGCAGCCACCGGGCGGCTTTCCAGCCGCGATCCCAATCTACAGAATATCCCGGTCCGGGGTGAGCTCGGGGCCCAACTGAGACAGGCCTTTCTACCGTCTTCGGGATACATTTTTATCAGTGGGGATTACTCCCAGATAGAACTCAGGCTACTGGCGCATTTTTCTGCAGACCCGGTCTTGCTGCAGGCCTTTCAGGAAGGGGAGGATGTCCATCGTCAGACTGCGGCCGAAGTCTTCGGGTTGCACCCCGAACTGGTGAGCCGGGAGATGCGGCGGCAGGCCAAGGTTATCAACTTCGGCATTATCTATGGCATGAGCGCCTTCGGACTGGCCAAACAGTTAAACGTCAGCCAACGCCTGGCCCAAGATTTTATCAACCGCTATTTTGCCAGACATACCGGGGTGAAGCGATATTTTGATCAGGCCCTGGATACCGCCCGGCAGAAAGGTTGGGTGACCACCCTGCTGGGACGCCGCCGACCTATTCCTCATCTGCACAGCAGCAATCGCAATCTCCGGCAAGAGGCGGAGCGCAGCGCCCTCAACACCCCTCTGCAGGGTTCGGCGGCCGATCTGATCAAGAAGGCAATGCTGGCCGTCGAGGCGGCTCTGGTGCATGAAGGATTGTCAGGCCGACTGTTATTACAGATTCACGATGAACTTTTATTAGAGGCGCCATACCAGGAACAGGCCGCCACCGTTGATTGCCTGCGGCGTGCCATGGAAGGGGTGGCGCAACTGCGAACGCCCTTAGTAGTTGATATTCAGACCGGAGAAAACTGGGGCGAAATGAAATATTGGTCAAACTAA
- a CDS encoding exo-beta-N-acetylmuramidase NamZ domain-containing protein has protein sequence MRIYRKIFPYISSIIFFALLVCCSGCKSAPPVPPGVRPTPPVEAPSPEIAVEPLPGLLVREDRCLDNLDAVGRQAIATGATPGAVILVGYRGVVAYRRAFGHRTLVPHMTPMTPGVIFDLASLTKVVATTTAIMQLADQGRLYLNAPAARYWPQFAAQGKGPITIRQLLTHTSGLRADVNPRLSWSGYDGALAAIAADTPVNHPGTAYHYSDANFIVLGEIVRRVSGLSLDGYCTQKIFRPLGLHHTFFRPRRDQAALIAPTDLRWGEVHDPTAYRMGGVAGHAGLFSTADDLAVFAQMLLSGGEYKGRRLLSRTAVAAMITPQVVPGNASRRGLGWDMRSPFSRAFTASFPSGSFGHTGFTGTSIWIDPDSKTFLIILTNRLHPNGRGQVKTLRTNAAAAVAAALRLGRPAASYGSKGASTMTGRGQSDFPDRVRTGIEVLASQGFAPLVGKTIGLITNHTGVDGTGRPTRLLLHQAPGVRLRVIFSPEHGLGGDLDAKVSSGQDPATGLPVRSLYGEVKRPTPGMLQGLDALVYDVQDVGVRFYTYITTLAYCMEAAAALDLDFYILDRPNPITAAVVQGPVLAPGLRSFVGYHPLPIRYGLTVGELARLFNRENKLGVKLHVVPMANYGRQMWYDQTGLPWVNPSPNLRSLTQAILYPGVALVESANVSVGRGTDTPFEIIGAPWINGARLTRYLGGRQIAGVAFEPTEFIPRTNRCRGQRCEGIRLRLTDRDTLDSPLLGIELAAALHRLYPARFQLDRNLGMIGSQNVLAAIKNGVDPVEIRRGWQHDLDNFICQRKRYLLY, from the coding sequence ATGAGAATATATCGAAAAATCTTTCCATATATCAGCTCCATTATCTTCTTTGCCCTCCTGGTCTGCTGTTCCGGGTGTAAAAGCGCCCCTCCCGTTCCGCCCGGCGTCCGGCCGACGCCGCCGGTGGAGGCGCCGTCCCCCGAGATTGCCGTCGAGCCCTTACCAGGGCTTCTGGTACGAGAGGATCGGTGCCTGGACAATCTGGACGCCGTCGGCCGCCAGGCGATTGCCACCGGTGCGACTCCGGGGGCCGTCATCCTGGTGGGCTACCGGGGGGTGGTAGCGTATCGCCGGGCCTTCGGACATCGCACTCTCGTTCCCCACATGACGCCTATGACCCCGGGGGTCATCTTTGATCTGGCCTCTCTGACCAAGGTGGTGGCTACCACTACGGCCATCATGCAATTGGCGGATCAGGGCCGCCTCTACCTGAATGCCCCGGCGGCGCGTTATTGGCCGCAGTTTGCAGCTCAGGGCAAGGGACCGATTACTATCCGGCAACTATTGACCCATACTTCCGGACTGCGGGCCGACGTCAATCCACGCCTCTCCTGGTCGGGCTATGACGGGGCACTGGCCGCCATTGCTGCTGATACGCCGGTCAACCATCCCGGGACGGCTTATCACTATAGCGATGCCAACTTCATTGTTTTAGGAGAAATTGTCCGCCGGGTTTCGGGTCTATCCCTGGACGGGTATTGTACCCAAAAGATCTTTCGCCCCCTGGGTCTGCACCATACCTTTTTCCGCCCCCGCCGCGATCAGGCGGCCCTTATCGCTCCTACCGACCTGCGCTGGGGTGAGGTGCATGATCCGACGGCCTATCGCATGGGCGGGGTCGCCGGTCATGCCGGACTCTTCTCTACTGCCGATGATCTGGCGGTCTTCGCTCAAATGCTCCTGAGCGGCGGCGAGTATAAGGGCCGGCGCCTGCTGAGCCGGACGGCAGTGGCCGCCATGATCACCCCCCAGGTTGTGCCAGGCAACGCTTCCCGCCGGGGTCTGGGTTGGGACATGCGCTCACCCTTCAGCAGAGCTTTTACGGCCTCATTTCCTTCCGGCTCCTTTGGACACACCGGATTTACCGGAACCTCCATCTGGATCGATCCTGACTCAAAGACCTTCTTGATCATTCTTACCAACCGTCTGCACCCGAACGGCCGCGGTCAGGTGAAAACCTTGCGGACCAATGCAGCTGCGGCGGTGGCGGCGGCACTGCGGCTGGGCCGGCCAGCCGCCAGCTATGGGAGCAAAGGCGCTAGTACCATGACCGGTCGGGGACAGAGCGACTTTCCAGACCGGGTTCGGACCGGCATTGAGGTTCTGGCCTCGCAAGGATTTGCTCCCCTGGTCGGCAAAACCATCGGACTGATAACCAACCACACCGGCGTGGACGGTACCGGACGTCCGACGCGCCTGCTGTTGCATCAGGCCCCCGGCGTCAGGCTCCGGGTCATCTTCAGCCCGGAGCATGGCCTGGGCGGCGACCTGGATGCCAAGGTCTCTTCCGGCCAGGACCCGGCCACCGGTCTTCCGGTCCGTAGCCTCTACGGTGAGGTCAAACGGCCCACGCCCGGAATGCTCCAAGGATTGGACGCCCTGGTCTACGACGTCCAGGATGTGGGCGTCCGTTTCTATACCTATATTACCACACTGGCCTACTGCATGGAGGCGGCGGCGGCCCTGGATCTCGACTTTTATATCCTGGACCGGCCTAACCCGATCACGGCGGCTGTTGTTCAAGGGCCGGTGCTGGCACCCGGTTTGAGGTCGTTTGTCGGCTATCATCCCTTGCCGATACGTTATGGCCTGACGGTGGGAGAGCTGGCCCGGCTCTTCAACCGGGAAAATAAGCTCGGGGTCAAGCTGCACGTGGTGCCGATGGCCAATTATGGGCGGCAGATGTGGTATGACCAGACAGGTCTTCCCTGGGTCAACCCCTCTCCTAACCTTAGGTCCTTAACCCAGGCCATTCTCTACCCCGGGGTGGCATTGGTAGAGTCGGCCAATGTCAGCGTAGGGCGGGGAACTGACACCCCCTTTGAGATTATCGGTGCTCCATGGATTAATGGAGCTAGGCTAACCCGGTATCTCGGTGGCCGCCAGATTGCCGGAGTTGCCTTTGAGCCGACGGAATTTATTCCCCGAACCAACCGCTGTCGGGGGCAGCGGTGTGAAGGTATCCGCCTACGCCTGACGGACCGGGATACCTTGGACAGCCCACTTTTAGGGATAGAATTAGCTGCGGCCTTACACCGGCTGTATCCAGCTCGGTTTCAGCTTGACCGCAACCTGGGCATGATCGGTTCCCAGAATGTATTGGCGGCCATAAAAAACGGCGTCGATCCGGTCGAGATTCGTCGGGGGTGGCAACATGATCTGGATAACTTTATCTGTCAGCGGAAAAGGTATCTGTTATACTAA